The proteins below are encoded in one region of Triticum aestivum cultivar Chinese Spring chromosome 1B, IWGSC CS RefSeq v2.1, whole genome shotgun sequence:
- the LOC123105551 gene encoding putative germin-like protein 9-2 produces MALNCYTLLALLALWVPLAVVAGDPDILADFIVPASANPMNLTGNFFTYTGFRPTRSVTSGFTLNKATMMEFPALNGQSVSYATLTFSPGSVNPTHTHPRASELLVVISGTLSVGFIDTANRLYTQDLATGDMFVFPKGTVHYQFNQGNSTATALSAFGSATPGLVSVPLAVFDTGIDNTVLAKSFKTDEATIQKLKAGLAFRCC; encoded by the coding sequence ATGGCACTCAACTGCTACACCTTGTTGGCGCTGCTCGCACTCTGGGTTCCCCTGGCCGTTGTGGCCGGCGACCCGGACATCCTGGCCGACTTCATCGTCCCAGCGAGCGCCAACCCGATGAACCTTACCGGCAACTTCTTCACCTACACCGGCTTCCGCCCCACAAGGTCAGTGACGTCTGGTTTCACCTTGAACAAGGCCACCATGATGGAGTTCCCGGCCTTGAACGGCCAAAGCGTGTCCTATGCCACGCTCACATTCTCTCCAGGCTCGGTcaaccccacacacacacacccgcgtGCCTCCGAGCtgctggtcgtcatcagcggcacGCTCTCTGTCGGGTTCATCGACACCGCCAACAGGCTCTACACCCAGGACCTCGCCACGGGCGACATGTTCGTGTTCCCCAAGGGGACGGTGCACTACCAGTTCAACCAAGGGAACAGCACCGCCACGGCGCTCTCCGCATTCGGGAGCGCCACGCCTGGGCTCGTGTCCGTTCCCCTTGCTGTGTTTGATACCGGCATCGACAACACCGTCCTCGCCAAGTCGTTCAAGACTGACGAGGCGACCATCCAGAAGCTCAAGGCTGGCCTGGCTTTCCGGTGCTGTTAA